The following are encoded together in the Chloroflexota bacterium genome:
- a CDS encoding CoA-binding protein, giving the protein MPVTSDDDLRGIIERSRRIAVVGLSSNPARPSHGVALFLKARGFDIVPVNPNETVVLGVDAVADLGLIDGPVDMVNVFRRPEYCADIARAAVEVGAGALWLQQGIRNDEAMSIAEEGGLRAVQDRCLRVEVQRLLRRR; this is encoded by the coding sequence ATGCCCGTCACCAGTGACGACGACCTGCGCGGAATCATCGAGCGCAGCCGCCGCATCGCCGTGGTCGGACTCTCGAGCAATCCCGCCCGCCCGAGCCATGGCGTGGCCCTGTTTCTCAAGGCCAGAGGCTTCGACATCGTGCCCGTCAATCCCAATGAAACCGTCGTGCTCGGGGTGGATGCGGTCGCGGACCTGGGGCTGATCGACGGCCCGGTGGACATGGTGAACGTGTTCCGGCGGCCCGAATACTGCGCGGACATTGCCCGGGCGGCGGTCGAAGTTGGGGCCGGCGCGCTCTGGCTGCAGCAGGGGATCCGCAACGACGAAGCGATGTCGATTGCCGAAGAGGGTGGCTTAAGGGCCGTGCAGGACCGCTGCCTGCGCGTCGAGGTCCAGCGGCTGCTGCGCCGGCGCTGA
- the groES gene encoding co-chaperone GroES translates to MSEVATKVRPMGDRILIRTVTREETTKSGLVLPDTAKEKPMEGEVLAVGRGRTTDDGTVIEVDVKEGDRVLFAKYSGTEVRIDDSDLLIIAERDLLAVLS, encoded by the coding sequence ATGTCTGAAGTGGCGACGAAGGTCCGCCCGATGGGTGACCGCATCCTCATCCGAACCGTGACCCGTGAGGAAACGACCAAGAGCGGGCTGGTGCTGCCGGATACCGCCAAGGAAAAGCCCATGGAGGGCGAGGTGCTGGCGGTCGGCCGTGGTCGGACGACCGACGACGGCACCGTGATCGAAGTGGACGTGAAGGAAGGCGACCGGGTGCTGTTCGCCAAGTACTCGGGCACCGAAGTTCGAATCGATGACTCAGACCTTCTCATCATTGCGGAGCGCGACCTGCTGGCGGTCCTCAGCTAG
- a CDS encoding N-6 DNA methylase, whose protein sequence is MRANLAAGNATEHTHRPALKALLEGAAVGVTATNEPRRIECGAPDFVVSRTARESAGMPQPVGYVEAKDCDVDLSVIERDSDRRSPRTDNGKQLKRYRAALPNLLLTNYLEFRWYLDGKPRQVATLADLDDRSGLAVDRGGIEALRGLLQYFLIQGPVELSTAEDLARRMARIAHMIRDIVGRGFEQEQVSQDLQDLYAASKDVLVPDLDPDDFADMFAQTLAYGLFAARVNHESGPFHWQNAAHHIPAANPFMQQVFAMVAGPGLSSEPFASFVDDLAQLLDAAQMDLVLAHFGRREARQDPIMHFYETFLAAYDPELRERRGVYYTPEPVISYIVRSVDHLLRERFGCPEGLADHGKARYRDDGGAEREAHRVLVLDPACGTGSFLYAVIDHVREHHQTSGRAGMWRGYVKDHLLPRLFGFELLMAAYAMAHLKLGMQLAALDLPETAREDWAYPFDAGERLGVYLTNTLDPGESQTASMFGPLRTLTQEANAAIGVKRDLPIMVVLGNPPYSGHSANASRRDGKLTWIGNLIEDYRQVDGKPLGERTSKWLQDDYVKFIRFGQWRIEQSGAGILAFITNHAYLNNPTFRGMRQQLMHAFTDIYLLDLHGNAKLRERAPDGGVDQNVFDIQQGVAIAILIKEAGRTTPARIHHQDIWGDRESKYETLAMEDVSTIEWSVLSPTTPQYLFVPRDEENIEDYLSGWGVKEIFPINGVGITTAHDDFVIDIDKSVLVSRFDDFKHTERSAEILHDSFHVERKKGWNILDGWDNLQGRDDLDGFVEPIIYRPFDRKFVFYEDKLVWRTARRVMRHMLDGRNVGLCIGRAGQVIGSDMWDIAFISRSISEFNLFRRGGNCLFPLYIRPSDREIKQGLYQRSERRPNLDPAFTADLERRLDLEFVHGGRGDLESTFGPEDVLHYIYAVLHSPSYRERYAQFLRADFPRIPLPNGLEQFHGLAVLGREITAVHLLESPTLDASDIRFPIPGDDIVEPQHPKYFAPGETRWPETTPFERGRVYINGGARAQYFEGIAPEVWEFRIGGYQPLDKWLKDRKGRKLTIDDQFHYIRIAAALRETIRLMVAIDEVGLPFP, encoded by the coding sequence TTGCGCGCCAACCTGGCCGCCGGCAACGCGACGGAGCACACGCACCGGCCGGCGCTGAAGGCGTTGCTGGAAGGCGCCGCCGTGGGGGTGACGGCGACAAACGAGCCACGGCGCATTGAGTGCGGCGCGCCGGATTTCGTGGTTTCGCGGACAGCCCGCGAGAGCGCCGGTATGCCGCAGCCGGTCGGCTACGTGGAAGCCAAGGACTGCGACGTCGACTTGAGCGTGATCGAGCGGGACAGCGACCGGCGCAGCCCGCGTACCGATAACGGCAAGCAGCTCAAGCGCTACCGTGCGGCGCTACCAAACCTGCTGCTGACCAACTACCTCGAATTCCGGTGGTACCTGGATGGGAAGCCGCGCCAGGTCGCCACGCTGGCGGACCTGGACGACCGCAGTGGCTTGGCAGTGGATCGAGGCGGGATTGAGGCCCTGCGTGGACTGCTCCAGTACTTCCTCATCCAGGGCCCGGTAGAGCTTTCCACTGCCGAAGATCTAGCGCGGCGCATGGCGCGCATCGCCCACATGATCCGCGACATCGTGGGAAGGGGATTCGAGCAAGAGCAGGTTTCCCAGGATCTGCAAGACTTGTACGCGGCGTCAAAAGATGTCCTGGTTCCTGATCTGGACCCGGACGACTTCGCCGACATGTTCGCGCAGACCCTGGCCTACGGCCTCTTCGCCGCGCGCGTGAATCACGAGTCCGGTCCCTTCCACTGGCAGAACGCTGCTCACCACATTCCCGCCGCCAATCCATTCATGCAGCAGGTCTTTGCCATGGTGGCCGGCCCTGGCCTGAGCAGCGAACCCTTTGCCAGCTTCGTGGATGACCTGGCGCAGTTGCTCGACGCTGCTCAGATGGACCTGGTGCTGGCGCACTTTGGCCGGCGCGAGGCGCGCCAGGATCCGATCATGCACTTCTACGAAACCTTCCTGGCCGCCTACGACCCGGAACTGCGGGAGCGGCGCGGCGTGTATTACACGCCCGAGCCCGTCATCTCTTACATCGTGCGCTCGGTGGACCACCTATTGCGGGAGCGGTTCGGCTGCCCCGAGGGCCTCGCGGACCACGGGAAGGCGCGCTACCGCGACGACGGCGGCGCGGAGCGCGAGGCGCACCGCGTATTGGTGCTGGACCCCGCCTGCGGCACCGGCTCGTTTCTCTACGCCGTGATCGACCACGTGCGCGAGCACCATCAGACCAGCGGACGGGCGGGCATGTGGCGCGGCTACGTCAAAGACCACCTTCTGCCGCGGCTGTTCGGCTTCGAGCTACTGATGGCGGCCTACGCCATGGCGCACCTCAAGCTGGGCATGCAGCTGGCGGCCCTCGACCTGCCCGAGACCGCGCGGGAGGACTGGGCCTATCCCTTCGACGCCGGCGAGCGGCTGGGAGTCTATCTCACCAATACGTTAGACCCCGGCGAGAGCCAAACCGCCAGCATGTTCGGTCCGCTGCGCACTCTCACCCAGGAGGCCAATGCGGCGATCGGCGTCAAGCGCGACCTGCCGATCATGGTGGTGCTGGGCAATCCGCCGTACTCGGGGCACTCGGCCAACGCCAGCCGCAGGGACGGCAAGCTGACCTGGATCGGCAACCTTATCGAGGATTACCGGCAGGTGGACGGGAAACCCTTGGGCGAGAGGACCTCCAAATGGCTACAAGACGATTACGTCAAATTCATCCGCTTCGGCCAATGGCGCATCGAGCAGTCGGGCGCAGGCATTCTCGCCTTCATAACCAACCACGCCTACCTTAACAACCCGACTTTTCGCGGCATGCGCCAGCAATTGATGCACGCCTTTACAGACATCTATTTGCTCGACCTCCACGGCAACGCAAAGCTCCGGGAGCGCGCGCCCGATGGTGGGGTCGACCAGAACGTCTTCGATATCCAGCAGGGCGTTGCCATCGCAATTCTCATCAAGGAGGCTGGCAGGACCACTCCGGCCCGCATCCACCACCAGGACATCTGGGGCGACAGAGAATCAAAATACGAAACCCTTGCGATGGAGGACGTATCGACTATCGAGTGGTCGGTTCTGAGTCCGACTACACCACAATATCTTTTTGTTCCGAGAGATGAGGAGAACATTGAGGACTATCTCTCAGGATGGGGAGTCAAAGAGATTTTTCCAATCAATGGTGTCGGAATAACGACCGCGCATGACGATTTTGTTATAGATATCGATAAGTCTGTACTTGTTAGCCGGTTCGACGACTTCAAGCATACTGAACGCAGCGCGGAGATCCTGCATGATTCGTTTCATGTGGAAAGAAAGAAGGGATGGAATATTCTCGATGGCTGGGACAATCTACAGGGCCGAGATGATTTGGATGGCTTCGTCGAACCAATTATCTACCGACCGTTTGACCGAAAGTTCGTATTCTACGAGGACAAGCTTGTTTGGCGCACGGCTCGAAGGGTCATGCGGCATATGCTGGATGGACGAAATGTCGGGCTATGTATAGGTAGGGCCGGACAAGTCATTGGCTCAGATATGTGGGACATTGCCTTCATCTCGAGAAGCATCTCCGAGTTTAACCTATTCCGCAGAGGTGGAAACTGCCTGTTCCCGCTCTACATTCGTCCGTCAGATCGAGAGATTAAGCAAGGCCTTTATCAGCGTAGCGAACGTCGTCCCAATCTTGATCCGGCATTCACTGCGGATCTGGAACGGCGGCTTGATCTGGAGTTCGTGCACGGCGGTCGCGGCGACCTAGAATCCACCTTCGGACCAGAGGACGTATTGCATTACATCTACGCGGTATTGCATTCCCCCAGCTACCGCGAGCGCTACGCTCAATTTCTGCGTGCCGACTTTCCGCGCATCCCCTTGCCGAATGGCTTGGAGCAGTTTCATGGCCTGGCTGTCCTGGGGCGAGAGATCACGGCCGTTCACCTCCTGGAGTCACCGACGCTCGACGCTTCGGACATTAGATTCCCAATTCCCGGCGACGACATCGTCGAGCCGCAGCATCCCAAGTACTTCGCGCCGGGTGAGACCCGCTGGCCCGAGACCACGCCGTTCGAGCGCGGGCGCGTTTACATCAACGGCGGGGCGCGTGCTCAGTATTTCGAGGGCATTGCCCCCGAGGTTTGGGAGTTCCGCATCGGCGGCTACCAGCCACTAGACAAGTGGCTCAAGGACCGCAAGGGCCGCAAGTTAACCATCGACGACCAGTTTCACTACATCCGCATCGCCGCCGCGCTGCGCGAGACCATCCGCCTGATGGTGGCGATCGATGAGGTGGGGCTGCCTTTTCCTTAG
- a CDS encoding FRG domain-containing protein, with amino-acid sequence MPNRYTEDSGIRVTQCESWDAFIQALRVTGGKQIGGRIYRGHAKPEWKLSSTWERFIAYLSRGMPRTREEFFGPHDGFERFSSRHSSIGNYEQARDANLLAFKWLAGTMPELPERTLETDDDWWTFGRHHGLNTPLLDWSRSPFVAAFWAFSERVISENPHLGSPNPEAITSSGPPVVVWELSCTRDVFVDGEFSFIDNVRYELHRQRAQQGVFTRLEHDAYIEIESYLASRDLGHLLERYEIQYARSVNAAISDLDRMNIHFGTVYPDPGGAARQANLASSWHGFSLGASNEMPSWDGRPVQQEAQPFTVSLRPESFIAGSPNTPEDG; translated from the coding sequence TTGCCCAACCGCTATACCGAAGACTCCGGGATTAGGGTCACTCAGTGTGAGTCCTGGGACGCATTCATCCAGGCTCTTCGAGTAACAGGAGGTAAGCAAATCGGTGGCCGCATATATCGCGGACACGCCAAACCTGAGTGGAAGCTGTCGTCCACCTGGGAGCGGTTTATCGCCTACCTGAGTCGAGGGATGCCGCGCACCCGTGAGGAGTTTTTCGGACCCCATGACGGATTCGAACGATTCAGCAGCCGGCATAGCTCCATCGGCAACTACGAACAAGCGCGCGACGCTAACTTGCTAGCATTTAAGTGGCTAGCCGGGACAATGCCTGAGCTACCAGAGCGAACTCTTGAGACCGATGACGATTGGTGGACATTCGGACGGCACCACGGACTGAATACGCCGTTGCTCGATTGGTCGCGGAGCCCATTTGTTGCCGCTTTCTGGGCTTTCTCGGAGCGGGTTATTTCCGAGAATCCTCATCTGGGAAGTCCCAATCCTGAGGCAATCACGAGTTCAGGGCCGCCTGTGGTCGTCTGGGAGCTTTCGTGCACACGCGATGTCTTTGTCGACGGAGAATTCAGTTTCATCGATAACGTGAGATATGAGCTCCACAGGCAACGTGCGCAGCAGGGCGTTTTTACGCGGCTTGAACATGACGCCTATATCGAGATTGAAAGCTATTTGGCATCGAGGGATCTCGGGCATCTTCTCGAACGCTACGAGATCCAATATGCTCGTAGCGTGAATGCTGCAATCTCCGATCTTGATCGTATGAACATTCATTTCGGCACGGTTTATCCCGACCCGGGTGGCGCTGCAAGGCAGGCTAATCTGGCCTCTAGTTGGCACGGATTCAGTCTAGGGGCAAGCAATGAAATGCCATCCTGGGATGGCAGACCGGTTCAGCAAGAAGCGCAGCCGTTCACCGTAAGCCTTCGGCCAGAGAGCTTCATCGCCGGCAGTCCCAACACACCAGAAGATGGGTAG
- a CDS encoding PLP-dependent aminotransferase family protein, translated as MVTPGRSTGPMVADLTVGQPAVDVLPLDELAEAARAALPGNPKALLYTHTEGAAELIDVVRAKLRHYEGLDLDRDQIAITSGSSQAIDLVLRTFTELDGPLAMDEVSYGAIPARRLTGRVDHIPFDDDGPQPEAVARHARALDRPFVFYTMPTFQNPTGLTVGMTRRRELLDVCRAEGVPILEDDAYYELRYEGERVPSLLELDGGSGLVVRTGTFSKILGAGIRLGWMASSAPLIDRVLRLKPDSGTSPFASAIAARFMQDHMESQIARVRAFYRDKRDLIMEALDRHLEDRATWRTPEGGFFVWITFDPSRDVAAIVHECASRGVRVRSGAEFRVDGDTRHAIRLAFSHTEPQAIERGVKILGEVVAEQ; from the coding sequence ATGGTGACGCCGGGGCGCTCGACCGGACCGATGGTGGCGGACCTGACCGTGGGTCAGCCGGCGGTTGACGTGCTGCCGCTGGACGAGCTGGCGGAGGCGGCGCGGGCCGCGCTGCCCGGCAATCCCAAGGCCCTGCTGTATACGCACACCGAAGGCGCGGCGGAGCTGATCGACGTGGTGCGGGCCAAGCTGCGGCACTACGAAGGGCTGGACCTCGACCGCGACCAGATCGCCATCACCAGCGGCTCGAGCCAGGCGATCGACCTGGTACTCCGGACGTTCACCGAACTGGATGGGCCGTTGGCCATGGATGAAGTGTCGTACGGCGCCATTCCGGCGCGCCGGCTGACCGGTCGCGTCGACCACATTCCGTTCGACGACGACGGACCGCAGCCGGAGGCCGTCGCCCGGCATGCGCGTGCGCTCGACCGGCCGTTCGTGTTCTACACCATGCCGACGTTTCAGAACCCGACGGGCCTGACCGTCGGCATGACCCGCCGCCGCGAACTGCTCGACGTCTGCCGCGCGGAAGGCGTGCCAATCCTCGAGGACGACGCCTACTACGAGCTGCGCTATGAGGGCGAGCGCGTGCCGTCACTCTTGGAGCTGGACGGCGGCAGCGGGCTGGTGGTGCGCACCGGCACGTTCTCGAAGATCTTGGGGGCCGGCATTCGCCTGGGGTGGATGGCCAGCTCGGCGCCGCTGATCGACCGGGTGCTGCGGCTGAAGCCGGACAGCGGCACCAGCCCCTTCGCCTCGGCCATCGCGGCGCGGTTCATGCAGGACCACATGGAGTCGCAAATCGCGCGGGTGCGGGCCTTCTATCGCGACAAGCGCGACTTGATCATGGAGGCGCTCGACCGGCATCTCGAGGATCGGGCGACGTGGCGGACTCCCGAGGGTGGCTTCTTCGTGTGGATCACGTTCGACCCGTCGCGCGACGTGGCGGCGATCGTGCATGAATGCGCCTCGCGCGGCGTGCGAGTGCGCAGCGGCGCGGAGTTTCGAGTGGACGGAGACACGCGCCACGCCATTCGGCTGGCGTTCAGTCACACTGAGCCGCAGGCTATTGAGAGAGGCGTGAAGATCCTGGGCGAGGTGGTGGCGGAGCAGTGA
- a CDS encoding Ldh family oxidoreductase — translation MTDSRRMDHQAMRTFAADVMAAAGCSADEAESVADMLVEADLRGLFSHGVMRLTVYTDWIREGRMRPGAEIREVVSGPAVAVLDADGALGPVSAARGVDRAVELALAGAAAFVFVKNGTHFGPAAHWALRAAERDCIGFCSSNGGGVAGVLAYGSREVALTNGPIAWALPTARHPALVADMAVGAAAMGKVRVARAAGTPIPDDWGVDADGNPTTDPAALVNLIPFAGPKGYGMGIVTETLAGILAGAVARVNRKPDDPQPVGQVFGAINIAAFRPVAEFKADVDDAIDRLHAIPPAVGSDGVMAPGEPEWRKRNQSLADGIEYPDGLLEDLAVTARSLGVAPAWS, via the coding sequence GTGACCGATTCCCGGCGCATGGACCACCAAGCCATGCGGACGTTCGCCGCCGATGTGATGGCCGCCGCCGGATGCTCGGCCGACGAGGCGGAAAGCGTCGCCGACATGCTGGTGGAAGCCGACCTGCGCGGCTTGTTTTCCCACGGCGTGATGCGGCTGACGGTCTACACCGACTGGATTCGCGAAGGCCGGATGCGCCCCGGCGCCGAGATCCGGGAAGTCGTTTCGGGACCCGCGGTGGCCGTCCTGGACGCCGACGGGGCCCTCGGCCCGGTGTCCGCCGCCCGCGGCGTCGACCGCGCCGTCGAGCTTGCCCTCGCCGGCGCCGCGGCGTTCGTGTTCGTGAAGAACGGCACGCACTTCGGGCCGGCGGCGCACTGGGCGCTGCGAGCGGCCGAGCGCGACTGCATCGGGTTCTGCTCCAGCAACGGCGGCGGCGTGGCCGGCGTGCTGGCCTACGGCAGCCGCGAGGTGGCCCTGACCAACGGCCCCATCGCCTGGGCCCTGCCGACAGCCAGACACCCGGCACTGGTGGCGGACATGGCCGTGGGCGCGGCCGCGATGGGCAAAGTGCGGGTGGCGCGGGCGGCCGGTACGCCGATCCCGGACGACTGGGGCGTGGATGCCGACGGCAATCCGACCACCGACCCGGCCGCGCTCGTCAACCTGATTCCGTTCGCGGGACCCAAGGGCTACGGAATGGGCATCGTGACCGAGACGCTGGCGGGAATCCTGGCGGGCGCGGTGGCCCGAGTGAACCGGAAGCCCGACGATCCGCAGCCGGTGGGGCAGGTGTTCGGCGCGATCAACATCGCCGCGTTTCGGCCCGTGGCGGAGTTCAAAGCCGATGTCGACGATGCGATCGATCGGCTCCACGCCATCCCGCCAGCGGTGGGATCCGACGGAGTGATGGCTCCGGGCGAGCCCGAGTGGCGGAAGCGTAACCAGTCGCTGGCGGACGGCATCGAGTACCCCGACGGCCTGCTGGAAGACTTGGCCGTCACCGCACGAAGCCTGGGCGTCGCCCCGGCCTGGAGCTGA
- a CDS encoding Ldh family oxidoreductase yields MGAATYTTYDTSGPQVARQELETFGGKLLESVGMNAAGAALTARTLVHADLRGVHSHGVRMLPLYLKTLANKSLNPRPTVREVSSGPGHATFDGDNGMGQIASEVAMARAIELAHDFGVGMTVVDNTGHFGAAGYWVIMAAEAGCMGYCASNLRGPVLLATGGRGGAAGNNPLAWAFPGRRHRPTVLDMATGAVALGKIAALGEGGFQAPEGVAADAEGRPTRDPSKVAFVAPAAGPKGYALAVVHDVLVGALTGGGSALQKEPLVLGGPLDGGLFFMAMDISAVMPLADFTVAMDAQTDAVNGLEPAAGVDRVSMPGQIEWDLYDERVATGIPFPAGVLDPLAEVAKQYGVAPPWVG; encoded by the coding sequence ATGGGCGCCGCGACATACACCACCTACGACACCAGCGGCCCGCAGGTCGCGCGCCAGGAGCTCGAGACGTTCGGGGGCAAGCTGCTGGAATCCGTGGGGATGAACGCAGCGGGCGCCGCCCTGACGGCCCGGACGCTGGTGCACGCGGACCTGCGCGGCGTGCATTCGCACGGCGTGCGGATGTTGCCGCTCTATCTGAAGACGCTGGCCAACAAATCCTTGAATCCCAGGCCGACGGTGCGGGAAGTCAGCAGCGGCCCCGGCCACGCGACGTTCGACGGCGACAACGGGATGGGCCAAATTGCGTCCGAAGTCGCGATGGCGCGGGCGATCGAGTTGGCGCACGACTTCGGCGTGGGGATGACCGTCGTCGACAACACCGGCCACTTCGGCGCGGCCGGCTATTGGGTCATCATGGCGGCGGAGGCGGGCTGCATGGGCTATTGCGCCAGCAACCTGCGCGGCCCTGTGCTCCTGGCGACCGGGGGCCGCGGCGGAGCCGCCGGCAACAATCCGCTGGCCTGGGCCTTCCCCGGCCGGCGCCACCGTCCCACGGTGCTGGATATGGCGACCGGGGCCGTGGCCCTGGGCAAGATCGCGGCGCTGGGGGAGGGCGGATTTCAAGCCCCGGAAGGCGTCGCGGCCGATGCCGAGGGCCGGCCGACCCGCGATCCGTCCAAGGTGGCCTTCGTGGCTCCGGCGGCGGGTCCCAAGGGATATGCATTGGCCGTGGTGCACGACGTGCTGGTGGGCGCCCTGACCGGCGGCGGATCGGCGCTGCAGAAGGAGCCGCTGGTGCTCGGCGGCCCGCTGGACGGCGGCCTGTTCTTCATGGCCATGGACATTTCGGCGGTCATGCCGCTGGCGGATTTCACCGTCGCCATGGACGCGCAGACCGACGCGGTGAACGGCCTCGAACCGGCGGCAGGCGTGGACCGGGTAAGCATGCCGGGCCAGATCGAGTGGGACCTCTACGACGAGCGCGTCGCGACGGGCATTCCATTTCCCGCAGGCGTGCTCGATCCATTGGCCGAGGTCGCCAAACAGTATGGCGTGGCCCCGCCGTGGGTCGGCTAG
- a CDS encoding cysteine synthase family protein — MSSIRADGTLGSVLGAIGNTPVVELSRLTNGLPGRLVVKLDYLQPGFSKKDRVALRMIEDAEASGELRPGQPVVELTSGNAGTGFSIVCAIKGYHFVAVMSRGNSEERARMMRALGAEVVLVDQLPESTPGKVSGADLDLVEAEAQRIVRERGAFRPDQFRLQSNYRAHRDTTGPELVAQTGGVIDAFCDMAGSGGTVGGTSAALKQAIPGVKCFVVEPVGAAVLAGKPIVNADHRIQGAGYSRAELANIPSEAVDGFLTIDDEAATEMTRRLAREEGIFAGFSSGANVSAAMELLQGKFQGGTVATIINDSGLKYLSTDLWD; from the coding sequence ATGAGCAGCATACGCGCCGACGGGACCCTTGGCTCCGTGCTGGGCGCGATCGGCAATACGCCGGTCGTCGAGCTGTCGCGGCTGACCAACGGGCTGCCGGGGCGGCTGGTGGTCAAGCTGGACTACTTGCAGCCCGGATTCTCGAAGAAGGATCGCGTGGCGCTGCGGATGATCGAGGACGCCGAGGCCAGCGGCGAGCTGCGGCCCGGACAGCCTGTGGTGGAGCTGACCAGCGGCAACGCCGGCACGGGCTTCTCCATCGTGTGCGCGATCAAGGGCTATCACTTCGTGGCGGTGATGTCGCGGGGAAACTCCGAGGAGCGGGCGCGCATGATGCGCGCGCTGGGCGCCGAGGTGGTGCTGGTGGACCAGTTGCCCGAGTCGACCCCGGGCAAGGTCTCGGGGGCGGACCTGGACCTGGTGGAGGCCGAGGCCCAGCGCATCGTGCGCGAGCGCGGCGCATTCCGGCCGGACCAATTCCGCTTGCAGAGCAACTACCGGGCGCACCGGGACACGACCGGTCCCGAGCTGGTGGCGCAGACCGGCGGCGTCATCGACGCGTTCTGCGACATGGCGGGATCGGGCGGAACCGTGGGCGGCACGTCGGCGGCGCTCAAGCAGGCGATTCCCGGCGTCAAGTGCTTCGTCGTCGAGCCGGTCGGCGCCGCCGTTCTGGCCGGGAAGCCCATCGTGAACGCGGACCACCGCATCCAGGGCGCGGGCTACTCGCGCGCGGAGCTGGCGAACATTCCGTCGGAGGCGGTGGACGGTTTTCTCACCATCGACGATGAGGCGGCGACGGAGATGACGCGTCGGCTGGCGCGCGAGGAAGGGATCTTCGCCGGCTTTTCGTCGGGCGCGAACGTCTCGGCGGCCATGGAGCTGCTGCAAGGCAAATTCCAGGGCGGCACCGTGGCCACGATCATCAACGATTCGGGACTCAAGTACCTGAGCACAGACCTCTGGGACTAG
- a CDS encoding cupin domain-containing protein — protein MSINQRDDRPIIDMGDGIQRRTMVWGDRMLLAEIHMEAGGTVPRHDHVYEQIGYCISGSLELHMGDDTTVVGPNTSWVIPGNVPHGAHALEPSFVIEVWNPARDDYKD, from the coding sequence ATGAGCATCAACCAGCGAGACGACCGTCCGATCATCGACATGGGCGACGGCATACAGCGCCGCACGATGGTGTGGGGCGACCGCATGTTGCTGGCCGAGATTCACATGGAGGCCGGCGGCACCGTGCCGCGGCACGACCATGTCTATGAGCAGATCGGGTACTGCATCAGCGGGAGCCTCGAGCTGCACATGGGCGACGACACGACCGTGGTCGGGCCCAACACGTCCTGGGTGATTCCGGGCAACGTGCCGCACGGGGCGCACGCGCTGGAGCCGAGCTTCGTGATCGAAGTCTGGAACCCCGCGCGCGACGACTACAAGGACTAG
- a CDS encoding cupin domain-containing protein has product MNAPSDDVTIVDKPWGREIIYASCEHYLGKVIEISEGHRLSLQAHVEKDETIYVLDGRLALSVGSAPESVQTHDMEPGEAFRVRAGTVHRFAAPYGAVRVLEVSTPHPDDVVRFSDDYGRSPD; this is encoded by the coding sequence ATGAACGCGCCGTCCGACGACGTCACCATCGTGGACAAGCCATGGGGGCGGGAGATCATCTATGCCAGCTGCGAGCACTACCTGGGCAAGGTGATCGAGATCAGCGAGGGCCACCGGCTGAGCCTGCAAGCGCACGTCGAAAAGGACGAAACCATTTACGTGCTCGACGGACGCCTGGCCCTGTCCGTCGGATCTGCGCCGGAATCGGTGCAGACGCACGACATGGAGCCCGGCGAGGCCTTCCGCGTTCGAGCCGGCACCGTGCATCGCTTCGCCGCCCCCTACGGCGCCGTGCGAGTGCTGGAAGTGTCCACCCCGCACCCCGACGACGTGGTGCGCTTTTCCGACGACTACGGCCGCTCGCCCGACTAG